From Halorientalis litorea:
CGTTCGCTCGCTGGACGGCGTCGACGGCGACCGGGTGGGGCTGTGGGGGACCTCGTTCAGCGGCGGCCACGTCGTCGAAGTCGCCGCCGAGGCGGACGTCGAAGCCGTCGTCTCACAGGTGCCGTTCACTGACGGCCGACGGACCGCGCTCCACCTCGTCAGACAGGGCGGCCTCTCCTACGTGGCGGGCGTCCAGCGGGCACTCACTCGGAACGCCCTCCGGCGGGCCACGCTCCGCGGCCCGGCGTACGTGCCCATCGTCGCCGACCCCGACGAGTTCGGCGTCCTGAACACGCCCGACGCGAAACCGGGATACCTCTCGCTCGTCCCCGAGGGCGAAGACTGGGACAACGAGTGTGCCGCTCGCATTCTCGCCACCGTCGGAACGTACCGGCCAGTGACGGCGGCCGCGGACGTCGACTGTCCGGTCTACGTCGCACAGGCCACCGAGGACAGCATCATCCCCGCGGACTCTGTCGACGCCCTCGTCCGCGAACTCGACCACGTCGAACGCGACCGATACCCCGTTGGCCACTTCGAGCCGTACACGGGCGAGTGCTTCGAGGAAGTGGTATCGGCCGAGCGGGCGTTCTTCGAGCGTCACCTGGACGCCTGACCCGGCGATGAGAAAAGTAAAGGATTGACTGCCCTAGATTCCGGGTATGGACCTCAGCCCGACGCCCGAGCAAAAGCAGATTCAAGAGATGGTCGCGGAGTTCGTCGACGAGGAAGTGAAGCCGCGCGCGGCTGAAATCGACAAGGAAGACGAGTTC
This genomic window contains:
- a CDS encoding alpha/beta hydrolase; the protein is MSVQRRDADFRSNGTRCAAWLYEPAAENPPVVVMAHGFGGEREARLPAFAERFAAAGMAVLVFDYRTFGDSEGTPRHVVSGRRHVEDYRAALDHVRSLDGVDGDRVGLWGTSFSGGHVVEVAAEADVEAVVSQVPFTDGRRTALHLVRQGGLSYVAGVQRALTRNALRRATLRGPAYVPIVADPDEFGVLNTPDAKPGYLSLVPEGEDWDNECAARILATVGTYRPVTAAADVDCPVYVAQATEDSIIPADSVDALVRELDHVERDRYPVGHFEPYTGECFEEVVSAERAFFERHLDA